A genomic stretch from Candidatus Neomarinimicrobiota bacterium includes:
- a CDS encoding YbdK family carboxylate-amine ligase, whose product MSKYADLFTHDRCFTVGVEEEYMLCHPTTGDLVPCADRVLAHIDEDEKERFSYELILSEIEINTPAAQTVYETMDHIRHFRRRVREIGEERGFRIGISGTHPTALGAEQRFVDSPGYQWVAGQLHYYAQRNITFAIHVHVAVSDAETAIIVTNAARRWLAPLLALSTNSPFFRAHNTGMLSARTFQFGAFPRTNIPGTFRNFKHFQQVLETYLAMDSIYLPRQIWWKIRPHAGYGTVEFRVFDMQRSLKRTEMLVALGQAICHRIVAELPGNHLQQDFEMEYLNDALWKATRFGFDAKVADPGDHQIMTIGESVEKMVAYVRPSLGELGTESVVATVEEVLEHGCEAQEQLAVHAKEGFKGLKLMLMDKVDYGDEI is encoded by the coding sequence ATGTCAAAATACGCCGATCTATTCACCCATGACCGGTGCTTTACGGTTGGGGTGGAAGAAGAATACATGCTTTGCCATCCCACTACCGGAGACCTGGTGCCGTGTGCTGACCGCGTTCTGGCTCATATTGACGAGGATGAGAAGGAACGCTTCAGTTATGAGCTCATTCTGTCGGAGATCGAAATCAACACGCCCGCTGCCCAGACGGTTTACGAAACCATGGACCACATCAGGCACTTTCGGCGGCGGGTCCGTGAGATCGGGGAGGAGCGGGGCTTCCGCATCGGGATCAGCGGTACGCATCCCACGGCCTTGGGAGCTGAACAGCGGTTCGTGGACAGTCCCGGATATCAGTGGGTCGCCGGTCAGCTCCATTACTATGCTCAACGGAATATCACTTTCGCCATCCATGTCCATGTGGCGGTTTCTGATGCTGAGACTGCTATCATCGTCACCAACGCTGCCCGCCGATGGCTGGCTCCCTTGCTGGCTCTGTCTACTAATTCGCCCTTTTTCCGAGCCCATAATACCGGTATGCTTTCAGCCCGCACGTTCCAGTTCGGGGCTTTTCCCCGGACCAATATCCCTGGCACCTTCCGCAACTTTAAGCACTTCCAGCAGGTACTGGAAACTTACCTGGCGATGGACTCCATCTATCTCCCCCGACAGATTTGGTGGAAAATCCGACCCCATGCCGGCTACGGGACAGTGGAGTTTCGGGTATTCGACATGCAACGTTCGCTCAAGCGCACTGAGATGCTTGTAGCCCTGGGTCAGGCCATCTGCCATCGCATCGTCGCGGAACTACCGGGTAACCATTTGCAGCAGGACTTTGAAATGGAATATCTCAACGATGCTCTCTGGAAGGCCACCCGTTTCGGTTTTGATGCGAAGGTGGCGGATCCCGGGGACCATCAGATCATGACCATAGGTGAGTCAGTTGAGAAAATGGTGGCTTACGTACGCCCCTCTCTAGGTGAGCTGGGCACCGAGAGCGTGGTGGCAACGGTGGAAGAGGTGCTTGAGCACGGCTGTGAGGCCCAGGAACAGCTGGCTGTGCATGCTAAAGAAGGATTCAAAGGGCTGAAGCTCATGCTGATGGATAAGGTCGATTATGGTGATGAAATCTGA
- a CDS encoding methylmalonyl-CoA mutase: MSSSRNGGILARAGAARREWADEVQNSSVRDYSFDTVSGQPVDLLYLPPELTDEYMEQLGFPGRYPFTRGAYPNMYRGKLWTMRQFAGFGTPEETNERYKFLLKHGQTGLSVAYDMPTLMGYDADDDLALGEVGRCGVNVSSLEDMETLFEGIDLGAISVSQTINGPAFILLAFYVAVAEKQGVPRRELTGTLQADILKEYIAQKEWIFPPRESMRIITDMIEFCTDKMPRYNSISVSGYHIREAGSTAVQELAFTLADGFAYVEHGIQRGMDVDAFAPRISFFFNSHLDFFEEIAKFRAARRIWAKRMKNKYGAKDPRSWRLRFHTQTAGCSLTEQQPENNISRTAFQALAAILGGTNSLHTNAMDETIALPTEKAAMIALRTQQLIAYETGAANVIDPLAGSWFVEALTDRMEEQGESYFKKIDELGGVIEAIEAGFFQREIAQAAYNYQKALEARQRIIVGVNEFVNEDEVLDIPILEISEEVERWQRQKLQSLRARRDGDTVEAALGHIRETCRSSKNILYPVIEAAKVYATLGEIVAAMKEELGVWMEDTVF, from the coding sequence ATGAGTTCATCCAGGAATGGAGGCATTTTGGCCCGGGCTGGAGCTGCACGGCGAGAGTGGGCTGATGAGGTCCAGAACTCCTCGGTCCGGGATTATAGTTTCGATACTGTATCCGGCCAGCCGGTGGATCTGCTGTACCTGCCGCCAGAACTGACCGATGAATACATGGAGCAACTGGGTTTCCCGGGGCGGTATCCTTTCACCCGTGGTGCTTATCCCAATATGTACCGCGGCAAACTGTGGACCATGCGCCAGTTCGCCGGTTTCGGCACCCCTGAAGAAACCAATGAGCGCTACAAGTTTCTCCTGAAACATGGCCAGACCGGGCTTTCGGTGGCCTACGACATGCCGACCCTCATGGGCTACGATGCCGATGACGATTTAGCCCTGGGTGAAGTGGGCCGTTGCGGGGTCAATGTCTCCTCGCTGGAGGACATGGAAACCCTGTTTGAGGGTATCGATTTGGGGGCGATCAGCGTTTCCCAGACCATCAACGGTCCGGCCTTTATTTTGCTAGCGTTCTACGTGGCCGTGGCTGAGAAGCAAGGTGTCCCCCGCCGCGAGCTCACCGGTACTCTCCAGGCAGATATCCTCAAGGAATACATCGCCCAGAAGGAATGGATTTTCCCGCCCCGGGAATCCATGCGTATCATCACCGACATGATCGAGTTTTGTACTGATAAGATGCCGCGCTATAACTCAATATCGGTGAGTGGGTATCACATTCGCGAGGCGGGAAGTACCGCGGTCCAGGAGCTGGCTTTCACTCTGGCGGATGGCTTCGCCTATGTGGAGCATGGTATACAGCGTGGCATGGATGTGGATGCTTTTGCCCCCCGCATCTCTTTTTTCTTCAATTCCCATCTGGACTTCTTTGAAGAGATCGCCAAATTCCGGGCCGCCAGACGGATCTGGGCCAAGCGGATGAAAAATAAATACGGTGCCAAGGATCCACGGTCCTGGCGTTTGAGGTTCCACACCCAGACCGCCGGCTGCAGTCTGACCGAACAACAGCCAGAAAACAATATTTCTCGCACCGCCTTCCAGGCTCTGGCTGCAATCCTGGGGGGCACCAATTCACTGCATACCAATGCTATGGATGAAACCATTGCTTTGCCTACGGAAAAGGCGGCTATGATCGCCCTGCGTACCCAGCAGCTCATCGCCTACGAGACTGGTGCTGCGAATGTCATCGATCCCCTCGCAGGCTCCTGGTTCGTAGAAGCACTTACCGACAGGATGGAAGAGCAGGGCGAGTCCTATTTTAAGAAAATTGATGAGCTGGGAGGCGTTATCGAAGCTATCGAAGCCGGCTTTTTCCAGAGGGAGATTGCCCAGGCGGCCTACAATTACCAGAAAGCGCTGGAGGCTAGGCAGCGGATTATCGTTGGCGTGAACGAGTTCGTCAATGAAGATGAAGTCTTGGATATCCCTATTCTGGAGATTTCAGAGGAAGTTGAGCGCTGGCAGCGGCAGAAGCTGCAGTCTCTGCGGGCCCGGCGTGACGGTGACACCGTAGAAGCTGCACTCGGGCACATTCGCGAAACGTGTCGTTCTTCTAAAAATATCCTTTATCCGGTGATTGAAGCGGCCAAGGTCTATGCCACCCTTGGTGAAATCGTAGCTGCCATGAAGGAAGAGCTGGGCGTTTGGATGGAAGATACCGTCTTTTAG